A genomic segment from Sparus aurata chromosome 10, fSpaAur1.1, whole genome shotgun sequence encodes:
- the badb gene encoding BCL2 associated agonist of cell death b, with amino-acid sequence MAANFTISSESDSEPSEEVEEGEHSQSPAEEGQQVSQRHALTLPELRMAGRIRLNSESHASTVSRDVELQARGEDEAGTPTDGAPFRGRSKSAPPALWAAKKYGRQLRRMSDEFDSLLDKGEMRKVKSAGTPKQMHHSRSWWSYLFSHQEMEGENNHHDNHTHRTE; translated from the exons ATGGCTGCAAACTTCACCATTTCCAGCGAGAGCGACTCAGAGCCCTCGGAGGAGGTCGAGGAAGGAGAACACAGCCAATCACCAGCTGAAGAAGGGCAGCAGGTGTCTCAGCGCCACGCCCTCACCCTACCTGAGCTCAGGATGGCAG GTCGAATCAGGCTGAACTCAGAGTCCCACGCTTCCACCGTCTCCAGAGACGTGGAGCTCCAGGCGAGGGGTGAAGACGAGGCTGGAACGCCCACCGACGGAGCGCCGTTCAGGGGGCGGTCCAAGTCGGCTCCCCCTGCCTTGTGGGCGGCCAAGAAATACGGCCGGCAGCTCCGAAGGATGAGCGACGAGTTCGACAGCCTGCTAGACAAAGGG GAGATGAGGAAGGTGAAGAGTGCCGGGACGCCCAAACAGATGCACCACTcgaggagctggtggagctaCCTCTTCAGCCAccaggagatggagggagagaacaACCACCATGACAACCACACACACCGCACTGAGTAG